From a region of the Phaseolus vulgaris cultivar G19833 chromosome 6, P. vulgaris v2.0, whole genome shotgun sequence genome:
- the LOC137832709 gene encoding probable pectin methylesterase CGR3 yields MSRRPVNPSRRLADDGSIPFVASIQSKSQNSPLLSIGLVILGAILLIGYCYSSSGGVSSDIKDFSKLEGGTSCSSEVLQALPILKKAYGDSMHKVLHVGPDSCSVVSSLFEEEDTEAWGIEPYELDDVGAKCKSLVHKGIVRVADIKFPLPYRPKSFSLVLVSDALDYLSPKYLNKTLPELARVSADGVVIFAGYPGQQRTRGEEVAKFGRPAKLRSSSWWIRFFVQTGLDENETAGKKFEQASVKKAYKPACQVFHLKSYP; encoded by the exons ATGTCAAGGAGGCCAGTAAATCCTTCACGTCGGTTGGCTGATGATGGAAGTATACCATTTGTGGCATCTATCCAGTCTAAATCTCAAAACTCTCCCCTCCTATCTATTGGGCTTGTAATTCTG GGTGCAATCCTGTTGATTGGTTATTGTTACAGCAGTTCAG GTGGAGTTAGCAGTGATATCaaagattttagtaaacttGAAG GTGGTACATCATGCTCATCGGAAGTCCTACAGGCATTGCCCATTTTGAAGAAAGCATATGGAGACAGCATGCATAAGGTTTTGCATGTTGGCCCTGACTCTTGTTCTGTGGTATCTAGTTTGTTCGAAGAAGAGGATACCGAGGCTTGGGGAATAGAACCGTATGAGTTAGATGATGTTGGTGCTAAGTGTAAAAGTCTTGTACACAAGGGCATTGTGCGAGTGGCTGATATAAAGTTTCCTCTACCTTATCGACCAAAGTCATTTTCTCTGGTCCTTGTGTCAGATGCATTGGATTACTTATCTCCAAAATACCTGAATAAAACCCTGCCTGAGTTGGCGAGGGTATCGGCTGATGGTGTTGTTATTTTTGCAG GTTATCCAGGTCAGCAGAGAACTAGAGGTGAAGAAGTGGCCAAATTTGGTCGTCCA GCCAAATTGCGCAGCTCGTCTTGGTGGATAAGATTTTTTGTTCAGACTGGTTTAGATGAAAATGAAACTGCTGGAAAGAAGTTTGAACAGGCTTCAGTGAAGAAGGCATACAAGCCAGCATGCCAAGTTTTTCACCTCAAATCTTACCCTTGA
- the LOC137832711 gene encoding DUF21 domain-containing protein At2g14520-like: protein MAVEYKCCETQFFIRLLIIVLLVLFAGLMSGLTLGLMSLSLVDLEVLAKSGTPQDRKHAAKILPVVRNQHLLLCTLLICNAAAMEALPIFLDSLVVAWGAVLISVTLILLFGEIIPQSICSRYGLAIGATVAPFVRVLVWICFPVAYPISKLLDYLLGHRHEALFRRAELKTLVNLHGNEAGKGGELTHDETTIIAGALELSEKTASDAMTPIREIFSVDINSKLDRELMNLILEKGHSRVPVYYEETANIIGLILVKNLLRIDPEEGLSVKSVTIRRIPRVPETMPLYDILNEFQKGHSHMAVVIRHTDKTGQHSSNNHANVRDVKVDIDGEKTPQENNNMLKSKRSLQKWKSFPNSNNSNRGGSRSRKWSKNMYSDILEIDGNTLPTLPEKEEAVGIITMEDVIEELLQEEIFDETDHQFEDS from the exons ATGGCGGTGGAATACAAGTGCTGTGAAACTCAGTTTTTCATACGGTTACTGATAATTGTGCTGCTTGTGTTGTTTGCTGGATTGATGTCAGGGCTCACTTTAGGACTCATGTCCTTGAGTCTTGTTGATCTTGAGGTTCTTGCCAAGTCTGGCACCCCTCAGGATCGCAAACATGCCG CAAAGATATTGCCTGTTGTCAGAAATCAACATTTGTTGCTTTGCACCCTTCTAATTTGCAACGCTGCAGCCATGGAG GCACTTCCTATCTTTCTTGATAGTCTAGTTGTTGCATGGGGTGCTGTCCTGATTTCAGTAACATTAATTCTCCTGTTTGGTGAG ATTATACCACAATCAATTTGTTCTCGGTATGGATTAGCGATTGGTGCAACAGTGGCTCCATTTGTCCGTGTCCTTGTATGGATATGTTTTCCTGTTGCCTATCCAATTAGCAAG TTGTTGGACTATTTGCTTGGGCATCGACATGAAGCACTTTTCCGTAGAGCTGAGTTGAAAACACTTGTAAATCTGCATGGAAATGAG gCTGGAAAAGGTGGAGAACTGACACATGATGAAACAACAATCATTGCTGGAGCACTTGAACTCTCTGAGAAGACAGCCAGTGATGCCATGACTCCCATAAGAGAAATATTTTCTGTTGATATTAATTCAAAGCTTGATAG GGAATTGATGAATCTAATATTGGAGAAAGGGCATAGCAGAGTCCCTGTCTACTACGAGGAGACTGCAAACATTATTGGACTTATCTTG GTCAAGAATTTACTGAGAATTGACCCAGAAGAAGGGTTATCGGTGAAAAGTGTGACAATAAGGAGAATCCCAAG GGTTCCAGAAACGATGCCACTGTATGATATTTTGAACGAGTTCCAGAAGGGCCATAGCCACATGGCTGTTGTTATCAGACACACTGACAAGACAGGTCAACACTCGTCCAACAATCATGCCAATG TGAGAGATGTGAAGGTAGACATTGATGGGGAGAAGACCCCCCAAGAGAATAATAATATGTTGAAAAGCAAGAGATCACTCCAAAAGTGGAAGAGCTTTCCAAACTCAAATAATTCCAACAGGGGTGGCTCCAGGAGCAGAAAATGGTCAAAAAATATGTACTCAGATATTTTGGAAATAGATGGAAATACACTTCCAACGCTGCCAGAAAAAGAAGAAGCTGTTGGAATTATTACCATGGAAGATGTCATTGAAGAGCTTTTACAG GAGGAGATCTTTGATGAGACCGATCATCAATTTGAAGATTCATGA
- the LOC137832712 gene encoding uncharacterized protein: protein MDLETENRLAAILMREAAELRRQSAREGVLAYLRKPDVRTRPNSRFLTATVRGVQQANRVVEVNEMWRLRQKELELDKRIKEKSIDKKSKDRSHRDDNSSRCTGRHADNNTRASASRSNNREYGLDKNDKSSSDRSHKDDNSSRSPGRDAVVDKSPSFYTSCSSEREHEHGVEGLKDEELEEFLHSRTKRGRGAVGPRMDETGPYLPPDADGEPGTSPNARHHRVIFGPEKPLSLGSYESSYEEELHEERRKKSKRSHSRSSDKEHSKRRKSKDKSKHKKKKREEKRSKHHH from the exons ATGGATTTGGAGACTGAAAACAGATTAGCTGCTATCCTTATGAGGGAAGCAGCAGAATTACGGCGGCAGTCTGCAAGGGAAGGTGTTCTGGCTTATCTTCGAAAGCCTGACGTACGGACTCGGCCAAATTCGCGATTCCTCACTGCTACTGTACGTGGAGTTCAACAAG CAAATCGAGTAGTGGAAGTGAATGAGATGTGGCGATTGCGGCAAAAAGAACTGGAGCTTGATAAACGGATTAAAGAAAAATCAATTGATAAAAAAAGCAAAGATAGAAGTCATAGGGATGATAACTCATCAAGATGCACGGGAAGACATGCCGATAACAACACTAGAGCCTCTGCCTCACGTTCAAATAATAGAGAATATGGGCTggataaaaatgataaaagcaGCAGTGACAGAAGTCACAAGGATGATAACTCATCAAGAAGCCCAGGAAGAGATGCTGTAGTGGATAAAAGCCCTAGTTTCTATACTTCATGCTCGAGTGAAAGAGAGCATGAGCATGGTGTGGAAGGTTTAAAGGATGAAGAGCTTGAAGAGTTTCTGCACTCAAG GACCAAACGAGGCAGAGGTGCTGTTGGCCCAAGGATGGATGAGACTGGACCTTACCTTCCTCCTGATGCAGATGGGGAGCCTGGTACTAGTCCGAATGCAAGGCATCACCGTGTTATTTTTGGTCCGGAGAAGCCCTTGTCATTGGGATCATATGAATCTTCTTATGAGGAGGAGCTCCATGAAGAAAGGCGGAAAAAGAGTAAAAGGTCTCACTCTAGGAGCTCGGACAAGGAGCATTCTAAGAGGCGCAAGTCCAAAGATAAATCTAAgcataagaaaaagaaaagggagGAGAAAAGAAGTAAACATCATCACTAA
- the LOC137832713 gene encoding squalene epoxidase 3-like produces MDFEYILGGITASTMVLLFVLFSSASKKEAKDLAHAENNGGTMITTTTSENGNRHQEISPTMDIIIVGAGVAGAALACTLGKEGRRVHVIERDLTEPDRIVGELLQPGGYLKLIELDLQDCVGEIDSQQVFGYALYKDGKNTKLSYPLEKFDSDVSGRSFHNGRFIQRLREKASTLPNVKLEQGTVTSLVEENGVIKGVNYKSRSGQELTAKAPLTIVCDGCFSNLRRSLCNPKVDVASHFVGLVLENCNLPYANHGHVILGDPSPILFYPISSTEIRCLVDVPAGEKLPSLGNGDMARYLKTVVAPQVPPELHASFIAAVDKGNIRCMPNRSMPASPYPTPGALLMGDAFNMRHPLTGGGMTVALSDIVLLRNLLRPLLDLHDANALCKYLESFYTLRKPMASTINTLAGALYKVFCASPDPARKEMRQACFDYLSLGGVFSDGPISLLSGLNPRPLSLVLHFFAVAIYGVARLLLPFPSLKRMWIGARLISGASAIIFPIIRAEGIRQMFFPVTVPAYYRTPPTNLHD; encoded by the exons ATggattttgaatacattttggGTGGAATTACAGCTTCTACTATGGTGCTTCTATTTGTTCTATTCAGTTCTGCATCAAAGAAGGAGGCCAAAGATTTAGCACATGCAGAAAATAATGGAGGCACTATGATAACAACGACAACATCAGAAAATGGAAACCGACATCAAGAAATTTCACCAACCATGGACATCATCATTGTCGGTGCTGGGGTTGCTGGTGCAGCCCTTGCTTGCACACTTGGCAAG GAAGGAAGGCGAGTGCATGTTATTGAAAGGGACTTGACTGAACCAGACAGGATTGTGGGGGAATTGCTACAACCTGGAGGTTATCTCAAGCTAATTGAGTTGGATCTCCAAG ATTGTGTGGGTGAGATTGATTCTCAGCAAGTCTTTGGGTATGCTCTTTACAAAGATGGGAAAAATACCAAGCTTTCTTATCCCTTGGAAAAGTTTGACTCTGATGTTTCTGGAAGAAGCTTTCACAATGGCCGATTCATACAGAGACTGCGTGAAAAGGCTTCAACTCTTCCAAA TGTAAAATTAGAACAAGGGACTGTGACATCTCTGGTAGAAGAAAATGGAGTCATCAAAGGGGTAAACTACAAAAGCAGGAGTGGACAAGAGCTCACAGCTAAGGCTCCCCTCACTATAGTATGTGATGGTTGTTTTTCCAACTTGAGACGTTCTCTCTGCAACCCAAAG GTTGATGTAGCATCTCATTTTGTTGGTCTGGTCCTAGAGAACTGCAATCTTCCATATGCCAACCATGGACACGTTATCTTGGGTGATCCTTCTCCCATTTTGTTTTATCCCATAAGTAGCACCGAGATTCGGTGTCTGGTTGATGTGCCTGCAGGCGAAAAATTACCTTCCCTTGGTAATGGTGACATGGCTCGTTATTTGAAAACAGTAGTTGCTCCACAG GTTCCCCCAGAGTTGCATGCTTCTTTTATAGCAGCAGTTGACAAAGGAAACATAAGATGCATGCCAAACAGAAGCATGCCTGCATCTCCATATCCCACACCTGGTGCTCTTCTCATGGGAGATGCCTTCAACATGCGTCACCCTTTAACTGGAGGAGGAATGACTGTGGCTTTGTCTGACATTGTTTTGCTAAGGAACCTTCTTAGACCCCTCCTTGATCTGCATGATGCTAATGCTCTTTGCAAATATCTTGAATCATTCTACACCCTACGCAAG CCAATGGCATCTACAATAAACACATTAGCAGGGGCATTATACAAGGTGTTTTGTGCATCCCCTGACCCAGCTAGAAAGGAAATGCGCCAAGCTTGTTTTGATTATTTAAGCCTTGGAGGTGTTTTCTCAGATGGACCAATATCTCTACTCTCAGGCCTAAATCCTCGTCCATTAAGCTTGGTTCTCCACTTCTTTGCTGTGGCTATATACGGTGTTGCTCGCTTACTCCTACCATTTCCTTCTCTAAAACGCATGTGGATTGGAGCTAGATTGATTTCC GGTGCCTCTGCTATCATTTTCCCCATTATCAGGGCTGAAGGAATTAGACAAATGTTCTTCCCGGTGACTGTGCCAGCATATTACAGAACACCTCCTACCAATTTGCATGATTAA
- the LOC137832714 gene encoding uncharacterized protein: MSAVRKAKSFLLHSDNIPLQSKNKSNTLRREEEEEEEVMAETKCLPIIEEEEIGVDDDFYENIEAPKFVDLTVPDSRPPGDDRHWFCLRVGCDQRHEQELDSDAVYKSFLLRVMAARSPNVRLRKALNRREASSNLKCPLTAPAKSRVSRMDFISSLSYKMTDNNVKVKPLSKVAATPNAKVRPSPSVARALTTPRNHQKKVANVEQFRSVQSKKTLTVGVPKSRVVSKALVFHSPKKVVKIKSSIELKTPLRALCSAMKKLELNGVKENGEGGTKSLPVTASKKQLRGREVKSRVFDSLSSNNRKELETNSMLSLKEKKVKKSIQKHQVAKPHQNDSSDMEIDEKSRCGSLEGCHEPGTSASGVELSLGDEISQEPTRGESLVLVQVLSEASKCDTSSLSDSNNKENMTTERSENEEIRSSVSAKGKVSESKKRNAEENSLASDDDKENGRQLTENDDKENASIIHENMEMSNNNNMPKKKALLGRKHEDSRKTQKKSSSTTTASPAVKYRKLKPTNPKPFKLRTDERGILKEANLDRKILTPLKETTVKGGGKKHQIVNRKSETFSTKSEPDTDYYSSCDEKSSSKTQESQSGSIQIDSSNCKVQHKLSATPPFKNHPGPKLQKSIDVNDKFKRKSEITQRKVLKPLSALPRKKEKVVIATKLGVIIEKPSDIVKPKAAKPRKVEASPGPCSWGRRALTVPMEPKFHSLHVPKDCNTKKRT; encoded by the exons atgtcgGCGGTTAGAAAAGCAAAGTCTTTCTTATTACATTCGGACAATATTCCCCTccaaagcaaaaacaaaagcAACACGCTCCgaagggaagaagaagaagaagaagaggttATGGCAGAAACTAAGTGTTTACCAATCATTGAAGAAGAGGAAATAGGAGTAGACGATGACTTCTACGAGAACATCGAAGCTCCCAAGTTCGTGGACCTCACCGTACCTGATTCTCGCCCTCCCGGTGATGAccgccactggttctgcttacGTGTTG GGTGTGACCAAAGGCATGAACAAGAGTTGGACTCTGATGCAGTTTACAAGAGTTTTCTTCTTCGG GTCATGGCAGCCAGAAGTCCCAATGTACGCCTCAGAAAAGCTTTGAATAGAAGAGAAGCAAG CTCAAATTTGAAGTGCCCCCTTACAGCTCCTGCAAAGTCAAGGGTGTCAAGGATGGACTTCATTTCCTCATTATCATACAAGATGACCGACAACAACGTTAAAGTTAAACCTCTTTCTAAGGTTGCTGCAACCCCCAATGCTAAGGTGAGGCCATCACCTTCGGTGGCCAGGGCCTTGACCACTCCAAGGAATCATCAGAAGAAGGTTGCCAATGTAGAACAGTTTAGAAGTGTTCAGAGCAAGAAAACCTTGACTGTTGGGGTGCCTAAGAGCAGAGTTGTGTCTAAGGCCCTTGTTTTTCACTCGCCTAAGAAGGTGGTAAAGATCAAGAGTTCTATAGAATTAAAAACACCATTGAGAGCACTGTGTTCAGCAATGAAAAAGCTTGAACTCAATGGAGTGAAGGAGAATGGAGAAGGAGGAACCAAATCATTGCCGGTGACTGCCTCCAAAAAGCAATTGAGGGGAAGAGAGGTTAAAAGCCGTGTGTTTGATTCCTTGAGTTCTAATAATCGTAAGGAACTAGAAACTAACTCAATGTTAAGTTTGaaggagaagaaagtgaagaaaagCATTCAGAAACACCAGGTTGCTAAGCCTCATCAAAATGACTCTAGTGATATGGAGATAGATGAGAAATCTAGATGTGGCTCTCTAGAAGGATGCCATGAACCAGGAACTTCAGCAAGTGGTGTTGAACTATCTCTTGGAGATGAAATTTCCCAAGAACCAACAAGAGGGGAGAGCTTAGTTTTAGTTCAAGTTTTGTCAGAAGCTTCGAAATGTGACACTAGCTCACTGTCAGATTCCAACAATAAAGAGAACATGACTACAGAAAGGAGTGAAAATGAAGAGATAAGGAGCTCGGTTTCTGCTAAGGGAAAAGTATCCGAATCCAAGAAGAGAAACGCTGAGGAAAATTCATTGGCTTCTGATGATGACAAAGAAAATGGGAGGCAGCTCACTGAGAATGATGACAAGGAAAATGCTTCAATCATTCACGAAAATAT GGAGATGAGTAACAATAACAACATGCCAAAAAAAAAGGCTCTTCTTGGGAGGAAGCATGAGGATTCGAGAAAAACACAAAAG AAATCTTCATCAACCACAACTGCTTCTCCAGCTGTGAAGTACAGAAAATTAAAGCCCACAAATCCTAAGCCTTTTAAGCTGAGAACTGAT GAAAGGGGAATTCTTAAAGAAGCAAACTTGGATAGAAAAATTCTCACACCTTTAAAAGAAACCACAGTTAAAGGTGGTGGGAAGAAACATCAGATTGTAAACCGA aAAAGTGAAACTTTTTCCACAAAAAGTGAACCAGATACTGATTATTATAGCAGTTGTGATGAGAAATCAAGCTCAAAAACACAAGAAAGCCAATCT GGTAGCATTCAAATTGACAGCTCCAACTGCAAGGTGCAACATAAATTATCTGCTACACCACCTTTTAAAAATCATCCGGGTCCTAAACTTCAGAAGTCCATTGATGTGAATGataaattcaaaagaaaatccGAAATAACGCAGCGTAAAGTTCTAAAGCCTCTGAG TGCTTTACCaaggaagaaagaaaaggtTGTCATTGCAACAAAACTTGGTGTTATTATTGAAAAGCCATCAGATATTGTGAAGCCAAAGGCAGCAAAGCCACGCAAAGTTGAAGCATCTCCTGGTCCTTGTTCTTGGGGAAGGAGGGCATTAACTGTTCCTATGGAACCAAAGTTTCACAGTCTACATGTGCCAAAGGATTGCAACACCAAGAAACGCACTTGA